The following are from one region of the Hyphomicrobiales bacterium genome:
- a CDS encoding protein phosphatase CheZ, with product MAKNEALDISSIVEKQAEALVACVNNGPGQKKLDMVRALDVARVMTDSLEGTLRSLEHGFADAVREAAEDIHDLRNELSSLGVDKLRADHLPEAGKELDAVVEETEKATNRIMESAESIMAADRSDPEAFQEMVDTQMIDIFEACTFQDITGQRIGKVVETLQRLEGRFDRLLESLPKSDGEAFSTDEEKARERRKEEQILNGPQRDGPQVDQDAIDALFG from the coding sequence ATGGCTAAGAATGAGGCTCTGGACATCAGTTCCATCGTCGAAAAACAAGCCGAAGCTCTGGTCGCCTGTGTCAACAATGGCCCAGGTCAAAAGAAGCTGGATATGGTGCGCGCGCTTGATGTGGCGCGGGTCATGACGGATTCGCTGGAAGGCACGCTGCGCTCGTTGGAACACGGCTTTGCCGATGCCGTACGCGAAGCGGCAGAAGACATTCACGATCTGCGCAACGAGCTTTCTTCGCTGGGCGTTGACAAGCTGCGCGCCGACCATCTGCCCGAGGCCGGCAAAGAACTGGACGCCGTGGTCGAAGAGACCGAAAAGGCCACCAACCGCATTATGGAATCTGCTGAGTCCATCATGGCGGCTGACCGCTCCGATCCTGAAGCGTTTCAGGAGATGGTCGACACGCAGATGATCGACATATTTGAAGCGTGCACGTTTCAGGACATAACCGGTCAGCGCATCGGCAAGGTTGTGGAAACGCTGCAACGGCTTGAAGGCCGCTTTGACCGCTTGCTTGAATCGCTGCCGAAGAGCGATGGCGAGGCCTTCTCGACGGACGAGGAGAAGGCACGCGAGAGGCGCAAGGAAGAGCAGATTCTCAATGGTCCGCAGCGCGATGGCCCGCAGGTCGACCAGGACGCGATTGACGCCTTGTTCGGCTAA
- a CDS encoding TIGR01459 family HAD-type hydrolase, with protein MTHSSLPLKGLSQLAPDYEVLLCDIWGVIHNGVAAWPSAVDALFQARRSGLKVILVSNAPRPNTPVRAQLKRLGMRADAYDDIVTSGDVTRNLLATTYKDAKVTHIGPDKDKPLVDGLPVTFTGDDDAEVCLCSGPIDDQTECPEDYRERLQALAARKLPMICANPDKVVEMGDKLIYCAGALADLYEELGGETIILGKPYAPIYEAALAMAGNPDRANVLGLGDSVRTDLRGASEQGFDCLFFTGGIHAGEFGPSTAPNGKKVAAFLDDAPYPAKAWMARLSW; from the coding sequence GCCCGACTATGAGGTGCTGCTCTGTGACATTTGGGGTGTCATTCATAATGGCGTTGCGGCTTGGCCGAGTGCAGTCGATGCGCTTTTTCAGGCGCGCCGGTCCGGCTTGAAAGTGATCCTGGTCTCCAATGCGCCGCGTCCCAACACCCCGGTGCGCGCGCAACTGAAACGCCTGGGCATGCGCGCCGACGCCTATGACGACATTGTCACCTCCGGCGATGTGACCCGTAATCTGTTGGCCACCACCTACAAGGACGCCAAGGTCACCCATATCGGCCCGGACAAGGACAAGCCGCTGGTCGATGGTCTGCCGGTCACTTTCACCGGCGATGACGACGCCGAGGTATGCCTCTGTTCCGGCCCGATCGATGATCAGACCGAATGCCCCGAGGATTATCGCGAACGGTTGCAGGCGCTGGCGGCCCGCAAATTGCCGATGATCTGCGCCAACCCTGATAAGGTCGTCGAGATGGGCGACAAGCTGATCTATTGCGCCGGTGCGCTGGCCGATCTTTACGAGGAGCTGGGTGGCGAGACGATCATTCTAGGCAAGCCATACGCGCCGATTTATGAGGCTGCGCTGGCGATGGCCGGCAACCCCGATCGCGCGAACGTGCTTGGCCTCGGGGATTCCGTACGCACCGATTTGCGCGGTGCAAGCGAGCAGGGCTTCGACTGTTTGTTCTTCACCGGCGGCATCCACGCTGGCGAATTCGGCCCTAGCACTGCGCCAAACGGCAAAAAAGTCGCGGCCTTTCTCGACGATGCGCCCTATCCAGCCAAAGCCTGGATGGCCCGCTTGTCCTGGTGA
- a CDS encoding response regulator, with protein MPVDTSIPVLVVDDYKTMVRIIRNLLKQLGFSDIDDAKDGEEALEKMKVRKYGLVISDWNMEPMTGYELLKSVRSNESLQRTPFIMVTAESKTENVVAAKKAGVNNYIVKPFNAATLKSKIDAVFGD; from the coding sequence ATGCCTGTAGATACGTCCATCCCGGTGCTTGTCGTCGACGATTACAAGACCATGGTGCGGATCATCCGTAACCTTCTCAAACAGCTTGGCTTTTCAGACATCGACGATGCCAAGGACGGTGAAGAAGCACTGGAAAAGATGAAGGTGCGCAAGTACGGCCTGGTGATCTCTGATTGGAATATGGAGCCCATGACCGGCTATGAGCTGCTCAAATCGGTTCGCTCCAACGAGTCGCTACAACGTACACCCTTCATCATGGTGACGGCGGAATCGAAGACCGAGAACGTTGTCGCGGCCAAAAAGGCCGGTGTGAACAACTACATCGTGAAACCGTTCAACGCGGCCACGCTGAAATCCAAAATCGACGCCGTCTTCGGCGACTAA
- a CDS encoding GMC family oxidoreductase: MFMDLRTLEGDADLNAPVCIVGAGAAGITMALELEAKGIDVLLLESGGFRYENDTQALYEGAVAGHQNTDLTYSRLREFGGTTGQWTGLCAPLDPIDFEARPANGNVAWPITRSDLDPFYARAQPYLELGDYRYDVADWSTILSGTPLALPDDMVGPAVYQHSPPTRFAERYREPIDQAVHVRCVLHANISDIVLNESGTAVDHIEVKTLEGHSHRVTANQFVLACGGIENARILLNARNQRPAGLGNENDLVGRYFMDHLNVETSRIFLADTRRDLSYYDQATDTTVLEMGLKVAEERMRAEDLLNNTAFMRVVWKDEAFNDDFRDHAWLSFSALAKTFARGEMPDRFAERTCNVLEAPGSIITGVSRNIQRRLSDGGEIDHIALRQDAEQAPDRNSRVMLNDDVDALSLNKVTLDWRVSRGDMESLRRSHEIIGQALGQSGIGRLQLGVVDPEDLSNVFTGYHHMGTTRMHDDPQQGVVDADCRLHSVANLYVAGSSVFTTVGTANPTLTITALAVRLADHIAQTPMA; the protein is encoded by the coding sequence ATGTTTATGGATTTAAGAACGCTTGAGGGCGATGCTGACCTCAACGCGCCGGTGTGCATTGTTGGCGCGGGCGCAGCTGGCATCACGATGGCGCTGGAATTGGAAGCCAAGGGCATCGACGTCCTGCTTCTGGAAAGCGGCGGTTTTCGCTACGAAAACGACACGCAGGCACTGTACGAAGGCGCGGTTGCCGGGCATCAGAACACCGATCTAACCTATTCGCGCCTGCGCGAGTTTGGTGGAACGACTGGTCAATGGACAGGCCTTTGCGCACCTCTTGATCCGATCGATTTTGAAGCGCGCCCCGCCAACGGCAACGTCGCTTGGCCGATCACGCGCAGTGATCTCGATCCCTTTTATGCTCGCGCACAACCCTATCTGGAACTCGGCGATTACCGCTACGACGTGGCGGACTGGTCAACCATCCTATCGGGCACGCCGCTGGCCCTGCCCGATGATATGGTTGGCCCGGCGGTCTACCAGCACAGCCCACCCACCCGGTTCGCCGAGCGCTATCGCGAACCAATCGACCAGGCCGTGCATGTGCGATGCGTGCTCCACGCCAATATCAGCGACATCGTGCTCAATGAGTCTGGCACCGCCGTTGACCATATTGAGGTAAAAACGCTTGAGGGCCACAGCCATCGCGTCACGGCCAACCAATTTGTGCTTGCCTGTGGCGGCATCGAAAACGCCCGCATCTTGCTCAATGCCCGCAATCAGCGACCAGCTGGTCTCGGCAACGAGAACGATCTGGTGGGCCGGTACTTCATGGACCACCTGAATGTCGAGACGAGCCGCATATTCCTAGCAGATACGCGTCGCGATCTTTCCTATTACGACCAAGCGACCGATACGACGGTTTTGGAGATGGGGTTGAAGGTCGCCGAAGAGCGCATGCGCGCCGAAGACCTTCTCAACAACACTGCCTTCATGCGGGTCGTCTGGAAGGATGAAGCCTTCAACGATGATTTTCGCGATCACGCATGGCTGTCTTTCTCGGCTCTGGCGAAGACGTTTGCGCGCGGTGAGATGCCTGATCGCTTCGCTGAGCGCACTTGCAATGTGCTCGAAGCGCCGGGATCGATCATCACCGGTGTCAGCCGCAATATTCAGCGCCGCTTGAGCGATGGCGGTGAGATCGACCACATCGCGCTACGTCAGGATGCCGAGCAGGCGCCCGATCGCAACAGTCGCGTCATGCTCAACGATGATGTCGATGCGCTTAGCCTCAACAAGGTGACGCTGGATTGGCGCGTCTCGCGCGGCGACATGGAGAGCCTACGACGCTCGCATGAGATCATCGGCCAGGCCTTGGGCCAATCCGGCATCGGCCGACTCCAGCTTGGCGTGGTGGATCCTGAGGATCTCAGCAACGTGTTCACCGGCTACCATCACATGGGCACGACGCGCATGCATGATGACCCGCAACAGGGCGTGGTTGATGCCGATTGCCGCCTGCATTCGGTGGCCAATCTCTACGTGGCTGGCAGCTCGGTTTTCACTACCGTCGGCACAGCCAACCCAACGCTGACGATCACAGCGCTGGCCGTTCGCCTTGCCGATCACATCGCGCAAACACCGATGGCTTGA